Proteins found in one Osmerus mordax isolate fOsmMor3 chromosome 20, fOsmMor3.pri, whole genome shotgun sequence genomic segment:
- the si:ch211-222n4.2 gene encoding coiled-coil domain-containing protein 74B, producing MDTRVLSLQRNIQFLQLQHKDTLQKLHGEIDDLRRENKDLQYKMIMETPKSCRKGTSRRATRPPTQGSEAYKGFYQEQALQDTRPSQDPCHSSLGDCGETQGPPRQEYKPELRGGLITSLQPLRIHSSPAHPPRAPTLQECEIIIRQLYNANSVQSQEIIRVKAVLRDIVFNKKITPENYILTKSYLADGTRAETEKFPQLALQPQPKKTSSSQVRVAERVILPALKQSLNSSIAERQKRAQAVQRSRLRNTLH from the exons ATGGATACCCGCGTTTTGTCGCTCCAGAGAAATATTCAGTTCCTGCAGCTGCAACACAAGGACACGCTTCAGAAACTCCATGGAGAAATAGACGACCTGAGACGGGAAAATAAAG ATTTGCAGTATAAGATGATCATGGAGACGCCAAAGTCGTGCCGAAAAG GAACCAGTCGTCGGGCCACAAGGCCACCAACACAGGGCAGTGAGGCCTATAAAGGGTTCTACCAGGAGCAGGCTCTGCAAGACACACGGCCCTCACAGGACCCATGTCACAG CAGCCTTGGCGATTGCGGTGAGACCCAAGGACCCCCCAGGCAGGAATACAAGCCGGAGTTGAGGGGGGGCCTCATCACTTCCCTGCAGCCCCTCCGCATCCACAGCAGCCCCGCACACCCCCCCCGTGCCCCCACCCTGCAGGAGTGCGAGATCATCATACGTCAGCTGTACAATGCCAACAGTGTGCAGTCTCAGGAG ATCATACGCGTAAAGGCTGTTCTCAGAGACATCGTATTCAACAAGAAAATCACTCCTGAGAACTACATACTGACCAAGTCCTACCTCGCTGATGGCACAAG AGCCGAAACAGAGAAGTTTCCTCAGCTAGCTCTTCAACCACAGCCCAAGAAAAC GTCTAGTTCCCAGGTCCGGGTGGCAGAGAGAGTGATCCTTCCAGCCCTCAAACAAAGCCTGAACTCCAGCATCGCTGAGAGGCAGAAGAGGGCTCAGGCTGTCCAAAGAAGCCGCTTGAGGAACACACTGCACTAA
- the med15 gene encoding mediator of RNA polymerase II transcription subunit 15 isoform X1 codes for MDVPGPDSDWRSPAFRQKVVAQIDEAMRKAGTAHTKSSNEMENHVYLKAKSREEYLSLVARLIIHFRDIHKKAQGGPDPMNALTNLTGLGGGPAGIGMGPRPTGVPMSGMGAMGQMQMGQHAMAGVAVNPQARGPGQIQQMQQMAQQQAQQQQQSIQFQQFQAQQQQSAMQQQQQQQQQNSMQQQQQSAMQQQTIQQQFQVQQQQQLKLQQLQQQQQQHHQNQQLQNQQQQAQNQQQQNQMHPARMQQQQQIAQLQQLQQQHAQAQAQAQAQAQAQAQAQAQAQAQAQAQAHSIQHMVQQQQQQQQVQAQSQPQAGQMPPHAQQQQQGMVPQSLAGQLPPAQHVPIGTLQQQQQQQQQLKIQALQARAALQQQQQAQQAQQAAQAQQAAQQAAAQAQLAAAGAPGQMMTRPGMQIPPRLPRAAPIPTIPPNSAAMGGQQMPQVPPHQMMSSPSPVQVQTPQSMPPPPQPSPQPPTSQPNSVSSGPTPSPGGFQPSPSPQPSQSPATARTPQNYGVPSPGPLNTPGNPGSVMSPAGATSLEDQQYMEKLKQLSKYIEPLRRMINKIDKNEDRKKDLSKMKSLLNILTDPNTRCPLKTLQKCEIALEKLKNDMAVPTPPPPPVPCTKQQYLCQPLLDAVMANIRSPVFNHSLYRTFAPAMTAIHGPPITGPIIAARKRKHEEDDRQTIPNILQGEVARLNSKFLVNLDPSFCSNNGTVHLICKLDDKNLPSVPPLQLSIPADYPDQSPQWADDGQQYGANSFLQNVHKYMTSKLLQLPDKHSVTALLNTWAQSVRQACLSAA; via the exons ATGGATGTCCCAGGACCAGATAGTGACTGGAGAAGCCCTGCTTTCCGACAGAAAGTTGTGGCACAAAT CGATGAGGCAATGAGAAAGGCTGGAACTGCGCACACAAAGTCCAGCAATGAGATGGAGAACCATGTTTACCTAAAAGCCAAATCGAGA GAAGAATATTTGTCTCTGGTGGCAAGGCTGATCATACACTTCAGAGACATAC ATAAAAAGGCACAGGGAGGTCCAG ATCCAATGAATGCCCTGACTAACCTGACTGGGCTCGGAGGGGGTCCAGCTGGCATCGGCATGGGACCTCGCCCGACTGGGGTGCCTATGAGTGGCATGGGGGCCATGGGGCAGATGCAGATGGGGCAGCATGCCATGGCAGGGGTGGCTGTCAACCCTCAAGCCA GAGGCCCAGGGCAGATACAGCAGATGCAGCAGATGGCCCAACAGCAGGCCCAACAGCAACAACAGTCCATCCAGTTCCAGCAGTTCCAGGCACAGCAACAACAGTCGGccatgcagcagcagcagcagcagcagcaacagaatagcatgcagcaacagcagcagtcgGCCATGCAGCAGCAGACCATCCAACAGCAGTTCCAggtgcagcagcaacagcaactGAAGCTTCAGCAgttacagcagcagcagcaacaacatcaTCAGAACCAGCAACTCcagaaccagcagcagcaggctcaGAACCAGCAACAACAGAACCAG ATGCACCCAGCAAGGATGCAGCAACAACAGCAGATAGCTCAGCTCCAACAACTCCAACAGCAGCATGCCCAGGCCCAAGCCCAGGCCCAAGCGCAGGCTCAAGCACAAGCCCAAGCCCAGGCCCAAGCGCAGGCCCAAGCGCAGGCCCAAGCCCATTCCATCCAGCACATGgtccaacagcagcagcagcagcagcaggttcaGGCCCAGTCCCAGCCTCAAGCGGGCCAGATGCCCCCCCacgcccagcagcagcagcagggcatGGTGCCCCAGTCCCTGGCTGGCCAGCTGCCCCCCGCCCAGCATGTCCCCATCGGCAccttgcagcagcagcagcagcagcaacagcagctcaAGATCCAAGCTTTGCAG gctAGAGCAGcattgcagcagcagcagcaggcacaACAGGCCCAGCAGGCAGCACAGGCCCAGCAGGCAGCACAGCAGGCAGCCGCCCAGGCCCAGCTAGCTGCAGCAGGCGCACCCGGCCAG atGATGACGCGCCCTGGGATGCAAATTCCACCTCGGTTGCCCCGCGCGGCCCCGATCCCCACCATACCCCCCAACTCTGCTGCCATGGGAGGACAGCAAATGCCACAG GTTCCGCCCCACCAAATGATGTCATCGCCCTCCCCAGTGCAGGTGCAGACACCTCAGTcgatgcccccccctccccagccctcaccccagcccccgACCTCCCAGCCCAACTCAGTCAG TTCTGGCCCCACCCCCTCGCCGGGGGGCTTCcaacccagcccctccccccagccctctcagAGCCCAGCCACGGCACGCACCCCCCAGAACTATGGGGTTCCCTCCCCTGGACCCCTCAACACCCCAG GCAACCCCGGCTCGGTGATGAGCCCTGCGGGGGCCACGTCCCTCGAGGACCAGCAGTACATGGAGAAGCTCAAACAGCTCTCCAAGTACATCGAGCCCTTACGCAGGATGATCAACAAGATCGACAAGAATGAAG ACAGGAAGAAGGACCTGAGTAAGATGAAGAGTCTTCTGAACATCCTGACGGACCCCAACACGAG GTGTCCTCTGAAGACTTTACAGAAGTGCGAGATAGCCCTGGAGAAACTGAAAAACGACATGGCTGTG CCCACACCACCCCCTCCGCCTGTGCCCTGCACCAAGCAACAGTACCTGTGCCAGCCCCTGCTGGATGCCGTCATGGCTAACATCCGCTCGCCTGTCTTCAACCATTCCCTGTACCGCACCTTCGCCCCCGCCATGACCGCCATCCACGGACCGCCCATTAC CGGGCCTATTATCGCGGCCCGGAAGAGGAAACACGAAGAGGACGACCGCCAGACCATCCCCAACATCCTGCAAGGGGAAGTGGCTCGCCTCAACTCCAAGTTCCTCGTCAACCTCGACCCCTCGTTCTGCAGCAACAACGGCACCGTGCACCTCATCTGCAAACTAG ACGACAAGAACCTTCCCAGTGTGCCACCCCTCCAGCTCAGCATCCCGGCAGACTACCCCGACCAGAGTCCTCAGTGGGCCGATGACGGACAGCAGTATG GGGCAAACTCTTTCCTTCAGAACGTCCACAAGTACATGACGTCCAAGTTGCTGCAGCTTCCGGACAAGCACTCGGTGACGGCGCTGCTGAATACCTGGGCACAGAGCGTGAgacaggcctgtctgtctgcggcTTAG
- the med15 gene encoding mediator of RNA polymerase II transcription subunit 15 isoform X2 produces the protein MDVPGPDSDWRSPAFRQKVVAQIDEAMRKAGTAHTKSSNEMENHVYLKAKSREEYLSLVARLIIHFRDIHKKAQGGPDPMNALTNLTGLGGGPAGIGMGPRPTGVPMSGMGAMGQMQMGQHAMAGVAVNPQARGPGQIQQMQQMAQQQAQQQQQSIQFQQFQAQQQQSAMQQQQQQQQQNSMQQQQQSAMQQQTIQQQFQVQQQQQLKLQQLQQQQQQHHQNQQLQNQQQQAQNQQQQNQMHPARMQQQQQIAQLQQLQQQHAQAQAQAQAQAQAQAQAQAQAQAQAQAQAHSIQHMVQQQQQQQQVQAQSQPQAGQMPPHAQQQQQGMVPQSLAGQLPPAQHVPIGTLQQQQQQQQQLKIQALQARAALQQQQQAQQAQQAAQAQQAAQQAAAQAQLAAAGAPGQVPPHQMMSSPSPVQVQTPQSMPPPPQPSPQPPTSQPNSVSSGPTPSPGGFQPSPSPQPSQSPATARTPQNYGVPSPGPLNTPGNPGSVMSPAGATSLEDQQYMEKLKQLSKYIEPLRRMINKIDKNEDRKKDLSKMKSLLNILTDPNTRCPLKTLQKCEIALEKLKNDMAVPTPPPPPVPCTKQQYLCQPLLDAVMANIRSPVFNHSLYRTFAPAMTAIHGPPITGPIIAARKRKHEEDDRQTIPNILQGEVARLNSKFLVNLDPSFCSNNGTVHLICKLDDKNLPSVPPLQLSIPADYPDQSPQWADDGQQYGANSFLQNVHKYMTSKLLQLPDKHSVTALLNTWAQSVRQACLSAA, from the exons ATGGATGTCCCAGGACCAGATAGTGACTGGAGAAGCCCTGCTTTCCGACAGAAAGTTGTGGCACAAAT CGATGAGGCAATGAGAAAGGCTGGAACTGCGCACACAAAGTCCAGCAATGAGATGGAGAACCATGTTTACCTAAAAGCCAAATCGAGA GAAGAATATTTGTCTCTGGTGGCAAGGCTGATCATACACTTCAGAGACATAC ATAAAAAGGCACAGGGAGGTCCAG ATCCAATGAATGCCCTGACTAACCTGACTGGGCTCGGAGGGGGTCCAGCTGGCATCGGCATGGGACCTCGCCCGACTGGGGTGCCTATGAGTGGCATGGGGGCCATGGGGCAGATGCAGATGGGGCAGCATGCCATGGCAGGGGTGGCTGTCAACCCTCAAGCCA GAGGCCCAGGGCAGATACAGCAGATGCAGCAGATGGCCCAACAGCAGGCCCAACAGCAACAACAGTCCATCCAGTTCCAGCAGTTCCAGGCACAGCAACAACAGTCGGccatgcagcagcagcagcagcagcagcaacagaatagcatgcagcaacagcagcagtcgGCCATGCAGCAGCAGACCATCCAACAGCAGTTCCAggtgcagcagcaacagcaactGAAGCTTCAGCAgttacagcagcagcagcaacaacatcaTCAGAACCAGCAACTCcagaaccagcagcagcaggctcaGAACCAGCAACAACAGAACCAG ATGCACCCAGCAAGGATGCAGCAACAACAGCAGATAGCTCAGCTCCAACAACTCCAACAGCAGCATGCCCAGGCCCAAGCCCAGGCCCAAGCGCAGGCTCAAGCACAAGCCCAAGCCCAGGCCCAAGCGCAGGCCCAAGCGCAGGCCCAAGCCCATTCCATCCAGCACATGgtccaacagcagcagcagcagcagcaggttcaGGCCCAGTCCCAGCCTCAAGCGGGCCAGATGCCCCCCCacgcccagcagcagcagcagggcatGGTGCCCCAGTCCCTGGCTGGCCAGCTGCCCCCCGCCCAGCATGTCCCCATCGGCAccttgcagcagcagcagcagcagcaacagcagctcaAGATCCAAGCTTTGCAG gctAGAGCAGcattgcagcagcagcagcaggcacaACAGGCCCAGCAGGCAGCACAGGCCCAGCAGGCAGCACAGCAGGCAGCCGCCCAGGCCCAGCTAGCTGCAGCAGGCGCACCCGGCCAG GTTCCGCCCCACCAAATGATGTCATCGCCCTCCCCAGTGCAGGTGCAGACACCTCAGTcgatgcccccccctccccagccctcaccccagcccccgACCTCCCAGCCCAACTCAGTCAG TTCTGGCCCCACCCCCTCGCCGGGGGGCTTCcaacccagcccctccccccagccctctcagAGCCCAGCCACGGCACGCACCCCCCAGAACTATGGGGTTCCCTCCCCTGGACCCCTCAACACCCCAG GCAACCCCGGCTCGGTGATGAGCCCTGCGGGGGCCACGTCCCTCGAGGACCAGCAGTACATGGAGAAGCTCAAACAGCTCTCCAAGTACATCGAGCCCTTACGCAGGATGATCAACAAGATCGACAAGAATGAAG ACAGGAAGAAGGACCTGAGTAAGATGAAGAGTCTTCTGAACATCCTGACGGACCCCAACACGAG GTGTCCTCTGAAGACTTTACAGAAGTGCGAGATAGCCCTGGAGAAACTGAAAAACGACATGGCTGTG CCCACACCACCCCCTCCGCCTGTGCCCTGCACCAAGCAACAGTACCTGTGCCAGCCCCTGCTGGATGCCGTCATGGCTAACATCCGCTCGCCTGTCTTCAACCATTCCCTGTACCGCACCTTCGCCCCCGCCATGACCGCCATCCACGGACCGCCCATTAC CGGGCCTATTATCGCGGCCCGGAAGAGGAAACACGAAGAGGACGACCGCCAGACCATCCCCAACATCCTGCAAGGGGAAGTGGCTCGCCTCAACTCCAAGTTCCTCGTCAACCTCGACCCCTCGTTCTGCAGCAACAACGGCACCGTGCACCTCATCTGCAAACTAG ACGACAAGAACCTTCCCAGTGTGCCACCCCTCCAGCTCAGCATCCCGGCAGACTACCCCGACCAGAGTCCTCAGTGGGCCGATGACGGACAGCAGTATG GGGCAAACTCTTTCCTTCAGAACGTCCACAAGTACATGACGTCCAAGTTGCTGCAGCTTCCGGACAAGCACTCGGTGACGGCGCTGCTGAATACCTGGGCACAGAGCGTGAgacaggcctgtctgtctgcggcTTAG
- the med15 gene encoding mediator of RNA polymerase II transcription subunit 15 isoform X3 — MDVPGPDSDWRSPAFRQKVVAQIDEAMRKAGTAHTKSSNEMENHVYLKAKSREEYLSLVARLIIHFRDIHKKAQGGPDPMNALTNLTGLGGGPAGIGMGPRPTGVPMSGMGAMGQMQMGQHAMAGVAVNPQARGPGQIQQMQQMAQQQAQQQQQSIQFQQFQAQQQQSAMQQQQQQQQQNSMQQQQQSAMQQQTIQQQFQVQQQQQLKLQQLQQQQQQHHQNQQLQNQQQQAQNQQQQNQMHPARMQQQQQIAQLQQLQQQHAQAQAQAQAQAQAQAQAQAQAQAQAQAQAHSIQHMVQQQQQQQQVQAQSQPQAGQMPPHAQQQQQGMVPQSLAGQLPPAQHVPIGTLQQQQQQQQQLKIQALQMMTRPGMQIPPRLPRAAPIPTIPPNSAAMGGQQMPQVPPHQMMSSPSPVQVQTPQSMPPPPQPSPQPPTSQPNSVSSGPTPSPGGFQPSPSPQPSQSPATARTPQNYGVPSPGPLNTPGNPGSVMSPAGATSLEDQQYMEKLKQLSKYIEPLRRMINKIDKNEDRKKDLSKMKSLLNILTDPNTRCPLKTLQKCEIALEKLKNDMAVPTPPPPPVPCTKQQYLCQPLLDAVMANIRSPVFNHSLYRTFAPAMTAIHGPPITGPIIAARKRKHEEDDRQTIPNILQGEVARLNSKFLVNLDPSFCSNNGTVHLICKLDDKNLPSVPPLQLSIPADYPDQSPQWADDGQQYGANSFLQNVHKYMTSKLLQLPDKHSVTALLNTWAQSVRQACLSAA, encoded by the exons ATGGATGTCCCAGGACCAGATAGTGACTGGAGAAGCCCTGCTTTCCGACAGAAAGTTGTGGCACAAAT CGATGAGGCAATGAGAAAGGCTGGAACTGCGCACACAAAGTCCAGCAATGAGATGGAGAACCATGTTTACCTAAAAGCCAAATCGAGA GAAGAATATTTGTCTCTGGTGGCAAGGCTGATCATACACTTCAGAGACATAC ATAAAAAGGCACAGGGAGGTCCAG ATCCAATGAATGCCCTGACTAACCTGACTGGGCTCGGAGGGGGTCCAGCTGGCATCGGCATGGGACCTCGCCCGACTGGGGTGCCTATGAGTGGCATGGGGGCCATGGGGCAGATGCAGATGGGGCAGCATGCCATGGCAGGGGTGGCTGTCAACCCTCAAGCCA GAGGCCCAGGGCAGATACAGCAGATGCAGCAGATGGCCCAACAGCAGGCCCAACAGCAACAACAGTCCATCCAGTTCCAGCAGTTCCAGGCACAGCAACAACAGTCGGccatgcagcagcagcagcagcagcagcaacagaatagcatgcagcaacagcagcagtcgGCCATGCAGCAGCAGACCATCCAACAGCAGTTCCAggtgcagcagcaacagcaactGAAGCTTCAGCAgttacagcagcagcagcaacaacatcaTCAGAACCAGCAACTCcagaaccagcagcagcaggctcaGAACCAGCAACAACAGAACCAG ATGCACCCAGCAAGGATGCAGCAACAACAGCAGATAGCTCAGCTCCAACAACTCCAACAGCAGCATGCCCAGGCCCAAGCCCAGGCCCAAGCGCAGGCTCAAGCACAAGCCCAAGCCCAGGCCCAAGCGCAGGCCCAAGCGCAGGCCCAAGCCCATTCCATCCAGCACATGgtccaacagcagcagcagcagcagcaggttcaGGCCCAGTCCCAGCCTCAAGCGGGCCAGATGCCCCCCCacgcccagcagcagcagcagggcatGGTGCCCCAGTCCCTGGCTGGCCAGCTGCCCCCCGCCCAGCATGTCCCCATCGGCAccttgcagcagcagcagcagcagcaacagcagctcaAGATCCAAGCTTTGCAG atGATGACGCGCCCTGGGATGCAAATTCCACCTCGGTTGCCCCGCGCGGCCCCGATCCCCACCATACCCCCCAACTCTGCTGCCATGGGAGGACAGCAAATGCCACAG GTTCCGCCCCACCAAATGATGTCATCGCCCTCCCCAGTGCAGGTGCAGACACCTCAGTcgatgcccccccctccccagccctcaccccagcccccgACCTCCCAGCCCAACTCAGTCAG TTCTGGCCCCACCCCCTCGCCGGGGGGCTTCcaacccagcccctccccccagccctctcagAGCCCAGCCACGGCACGCACCCCCCAGAACTATGGGGTTCCCTCCCCTGGACCCCTCAACACCCCAG GCAACCCCGGCTCGGTGATGAGCCCTGCGGGGGCCACGTCCCTCGAGGACCAGCAGTACATGGAGAAGCTCAAACAGCTCTCCAAGTACATCGAGCCCTTACGCAGGATGATCAACAAGATCGACAAGAATGAAG ACAGGAAGAAGGACCTGAGTAAGATGAAGAGTCTTCTGAACATCCTGACGGACCCCAACACGAG GTGTCCTCTGAAGACTTTACAGAAGTGCGAGATAGCCCTGGAGAAACTGAAAAACGACATGGCTGTG CCCACACCACCCCCTCCGCCTGTGCCCTGCACCAAGCAACAGTACCTGTGCCAGCCCCTGCTGGATGCCGTCATGGCTAACATCCGCTCGCCTGTCTTCAACCATTCCCTGTACCGCACCTTCGCCCCCGCCATGACCGCCATCCACGGACCGCCCATTAC CGGGCCTATTATCGCGGCCCGGAAGAGGAAACACGAAGAGGACGACCGCCAGACCATCCCCAACATCCTGCAAGGGGAAGTGGCTCGCCTCAACTCCAAGTTCCTCGTCAACCTCGACCCCTCGTTCTGCAGCAACAACGGCACCGTGCACCTCATCTGCAAACTAG ACGACAAGAACCTTCCCAGTGTGCCACCCCTCCAGCTCAGCATCCCGGCAGACTACCCCGACCAGAGTCCTCAGTGGGCCGATGACGGACAGCAGTATG GGGCAAACTCTTTCCTTCAGAACGTCCACAAGTACATGACGTCCAAGTTGCTGCAGCTTCCGGACAAGCACTCGGTGACGGCGCTGCTGAATACCTGGGCACAGAGCGTGAgacaggcctgtctgtctgcggcTTAG